A genomic window from Nomascus leucogenys isolate Asia chromosome 10, Asia_NLE_v1, whole genome shotgun sequence includes:
- the LRRC10 gene encoding leucine-rich repeat-containing protein 10 — translation MGNTIRALVAFIPADRCQNYVVRDLREMPLDKMVDLSGSQLRRFPLHVCSFRELVKLYLSDNHLNSLPPELGQLQNLQILALDFNNFKALPQVVCTLKQLCILYLGNNKLCDLPSELSLLQNLRTLWIEANCLTQLPDVVCELRLLKTLHAGSNALRLLPGQLRRLQELRTIWLSGNWLTDFPAVLLHMPFLEVIDVDWNSIRYFPSLAHLSSLKLVIYDHNPCRNAPKVAKGVRRVGRWAEETPEPDPRKARRYALVREESQELQAPVPPPLLPPTNS, via the coding sequence ATGGGGAACACCATCAGGGCCCTCGTGGCCTTCATCCCTGCTGACCGTTGCCAGAACTATGTGGTCAGGGACCTCCGTGAGATGCCACTGGACAAGATGGTGGATCTGAGTGGGAGCCAGTTACGCCGCTTCCCCCTGCACGTGTGCTCCTTCAGGGAGCTGGTCAAGCTCTACCTGAGCGACAACCACCTCAACAGCCTGCCTCCGGAGCTGGGGCAGCTACAGAACCTGCAGATTCTGGCCTTGGATTTCAACAACTTCAAGGCTCTGCCCCAGGTGGTGTGCACCTTGAAACAGCTCTGCATCCTCTACCTGGGCAACAACAAACTCTGCGACCTCCCCAGTGAGCTGAGCCTGCTCCAGAACCTCAGGACCCTGTGGATCGAGGCCAACTGCCTCACCCAGCTGCCGGATGTGGTCTGTGAGCTGAGACTCCTTAAGACTCTGCATGCCGGCTCCAATGCCCTGCGTTTGCTGCCAGGCCAGCTCCGGCGCCTGCAGGAGCTGAGGACCATCTGGCTCTCGGGCAACTGGCTAACTGACTTTCCCGCTGTGCTGCTTCACATGCCCTTCCTGGAGGTGATTGATGTGGACTGGAACAGCATCCGTTACTTCCCCAGCCTGGCCCACCTGTCAAGTCTGAAGCTGGTCATCTATGACCACAATCCTTGCAGGAACGCACCCAAGGTGGCCAAAGGCGTGCGCCGTGTGGGGAGATGGGCAGAAGAGACGCCAGAGCCCGACCCTAGGAAAGCCAGGCGCTATGCGTTGGTCAGAGAGGAAAGCCAGGAGCTACAGGCACCAGTCCCACCTCCTCTACTTCCTCCTACCAACTCCTGA